TGATCCGTGCTCTCTTTTGCGCCAACTGCAAGTGATGGAACTCccctccaaaaattgaaaattctttttcggaaaatcggaaGACACAGGATTATGGCCACCGGGTCCACGCATGCAAACACTCCAAGTGCACTGACTTCGAAGTAGTTGAATCCTCTGGAACTCTTCTTTCAGGACATTTAATGTTAATTTCTTCAATACCTTGCTAGTTGAATGCCAAACATTGGACTGTACCAGCAAAGAAGACACGGGGAAAAGCTGATAAAAATTGGGATCACTGTTTGGACAATCAACGCTCTCAATAGCTCCAATTGAAACTTGGAGGTTCTCTTACTAGCATTGACAGTCATCTTGTTCAGCTTGTACATTATCTGAAAAGCTTGTgatcaattaattttaaatcagAAACGTACCATTCGAGCCATGATTAGAAATGAAATAATGGATGCAACTGATACCGCGGACCACATCATTACTGCCAACCAAGATGTGAAAGTCGTCTCAGCTGATCCTTCCTGGAACTTTGcgaattaatatttttcaaactatttaaGCTTTACGTTAAACAATGCTCCTAGCATATTGAAATCCATTGAATCAGTGCCGTAAATCTCGAAAAAGTCCTTGCGAATGTATTCTCTGATTTCCACATTCGCACGTCCTGGGAAGTAACAAATCGCGTGCCATGTCGCAAAGTACAAGACGAAAACGAACGCCGATATGGTCAAATACCAGTGAAAGTTATTTCTAGTTAGGCTAGAGTTATGGATCACAAGGTACCGATAGATGAAATGTATGAGGAGAACCGCGTAGCTTGCAGCTACCAAGGAGCAACGGCCAGTCATCATGTGGAAGTTGATTTCGGAAGCTTCGAAAAACCAACCATGTCTCACTGTTAGGAAGAAGCAGTATCGGTAGCTATGAATGTCCTGTAAACAATTTTAAGTGCGCTACGAGgcttttcaattcaattgcTTACCAACGGAACGACTACATTCACAACTGAAtatatcaaattgaaaattgcgaaatacaggagcaaaaatcgatagttaCCGAAGTTTGCGGATTTCTCAGTGAAAATCAGATAGACAAACACAGGATTCACCAAAAACGTGAGCGCGCAGATAGTTCGCGGAACGTATAGAAAAAACCAATCGTCGATCATGGCTCGTgttgaataataaaaactgaaaaatgtatatgtCAGTGACTTACAAAGGCGGAGTCAGACGGTTGCCGGAAGCTACTGTACGATCAGAGAGGAAATTTGTCTGCTCTGGCAAGAATATTGTAGAGCTTTTAAGGTTTTATTAATGAATAATAAGACACATATCATGTGAATAAAAACGTGGGCGTCGGAAATTTGATAGCTCACTGGCTGTCTGTAGacttagaaaaacaaaatatgtcACTGAATACTGTATGTATTTATTACTCATTGTCCATCAATGTATTATCGGGAAgaggattttcaatttttcgcggtaatttctgagaatttcaaaTCTCATTGTGAATATATGAACGTTTAGGTGGGTagcaaattcaaaagtatatgaaatatgaaaattattaagGCCGCAGTGCTCATTTTCATCGCGAACGAAACGCTCTTGCATTATAAAAAACATCACATTTCGAAATAATCTAAAACGATAATTGTTTTTGTGGAATTAACTATTCCGCTGATTTGTGCTATTTGTTGTGCCGGCCACCGATGCTGGTACACTTTTGCAAGAACAGAAAATccgttttcgaaaaactggaaGGCACAAGATTATTGCCACGGGATCGGCAAATGGAAAAACTCCAAAAGCACAGATTTCCAAGTAGTTGATTTCTCTGAAACTCACATTATgccttattcattttttaaagcttaaagcttaaaggtggagtagcgccagtggggaaattgtcaaaaaccactcctttggtcctaatatgaccaaatatcatgataaaacttttcaaaaattttttgaaaattttttattcactgtcaaaaagtggcaattactcagtttttgccactcataattttggaagtcgaccaaaaaaaaaattttttttcgacatttttatgttttaattttgtttaaattatttgtattagaacattgtaggggtcgagaCATgtgacatttctttaaatttcctcaaaagcccgtacttttcaaaattgtggcaacttgccaaaactttgaccggaaattatgaaacatctgaaattttttggagtgctttattatgatattcggttgtatTGGATCATTAtgagtgcatttagacaaaatccccactggcgctactccacctttaatgttAAGTTTTAAGCTaactagggaaccgtcagaaAGTGCCCATTGGACGATCTTGATCTCTGAGAgcccgccgtgagcttggttttcgagttttgccgctaaaaattcacgagcaaccgttttaagacatgcACTATCGAATGGCGTAGGTCTCATATGCAAGTCCGATGAGCACTTTCTGACGGTTTCCTAGTAAGTTTTAATACTTAATATGGTGAATACCTGGCCAACGGAATGCCAAACATTGGACTGTACCAGCAAAGAAGACATGGCGAGAAGCTGATCAAGATCGGGATTACGGTTTGGACAATTAGGGCTCTCAAGAgctcaaattgaaatttggatgTTTTTTTACTCGCGTTTGTTGAGATTTTTCTCAGCTTTCGAACaatctgaaattgtgaaatgtgACTAATTTATAGCAAGTTTAGTTTAAACGTTAATATTCCCACCATTCTTGTCATGACTGTAAATGCTATTATGGATGCCGTCGATATTGCGGTCCACGTCATGGTGGCAACCCAAGATAGGTAAACAGTTTCATTTGATCCATCCTACAAAATCTAAacatttgatttcaatttctcattCGAAAATTTACGTGAAACAATGCTCCGAGCATGTTGTAATCCATTGAGTCGGTGCCataaatctcgaaaaaatcttTGCGAATATACTCTTTGATTTCCACATTCGCTCGTCCAGGGAAGTAACAAATCGCATACCACGTCGCAAAGTACACGACAAAAACGACCGCCGATATGGTCAGATACCAATGAAAATTATGTCTTGTAAGGCTAGAGTTCTGGATCACGAGGTACCGATAGATGAAGTGGATGAGGAGAACTGCGTAGCTTGCAGCTACCATTGTACAACGTAAAGCGATTATGCCGAAGTTGATCTCGGAAGCTTCGGAGAACCAGCCATTTCTCACCGTGAGAAAGAAGCAGTAGCGGTAGCTATGGATGTCCTgttaagaaaatcaaaatattttaccgTTAAAATGAGTAAAACCTCTCACCAATGGAACAGCTACATAAACGACCGAATAGATCAGATTGAACAAAGCAAAGTACAAAAGAAGGTATCGGTAGTTACCAaaattcgttgatttttcagtaaaaatcaaatatatgAACACTGGATTTACTAGAAACGAGAGCCCGCAGAATATAAGCGGGAT
This is a stretch of genomic DNA from Caenorhabditis elegans chromosome V. It encodes these proteins:
- the srj-57 gene encoding Serpentine Receptor, class J (Partially confirmed by transcript evidence) is translated as MIDDWFFLYVPRTICALTFLVNPVFVYLIFTEKSANFGNYRFLLLYFAIFNLIYSVVNVVVPLDIHSYRYCFFLTVRHGWFFEASEINFHMMTGRCSLVAASYAVLLIHFIYRYLVIHNSSLTRNNFHWYLTISAFVFVLYFATWHAICYFPGRANVEIREYIRKDFFEIYGTDSMDFNMLGALFNEGSAETTFTSWLAVMMWSAVSVASIISFLIMARMIMYKLNKMTVNASKRTSKFQLELLRALIVQTVIPIFISFSPCLLCWYSPMFGIQLARGFNYFEVSALGVFACVDPVAIILCLPIFRKRIFNFWRGVPSLAVGAKESTDQRNS
- the srj-55 gene encoding Serpentine Receptor, class J (Predicted), with amino-acid sequence MLDQWFFLYIPLIFCGLSFLVNPVFIYLIFTEKSTNFGNYRYLLLYFALFNLIYSVVYVAVPLDIHSYRYCFFLTVRNGWFSEASEINFGIIALRCTMVAASYAVLLIHFIYRYLVIQNSSLTRHNFHWYLTISAVVFVVYFATWYAICYFPGRANVEIKEYIRKDFFEIYGTDSMDYNMLGALFHDGSNETVYLSWVATMTWTAISTASIIAFTVMTRMIVRKLRKISTNASKKTSKFQFELLRALIVQTVIPILISFSPCLLCWYSPMFGIPLAREINYLEICAFGVFPFADPVAIILCLPVFRKRIFCSCKSVPASVAGTTNSTNQRNS